Genomic window (Streptosporangium brasiliense):
TCGCGGCGTTGTCCGCCGTGCTGTTCGAGGTGGGTGATGACGCGGCGGAGGGTGTCGGCGAGGTGGCGGGTCTCGCCGGGGTCGAGGGGGGCGACGACGAAGGCTTCTTCGTCGTTGAAGGCGGGGAAGAGGGTTTCCATGAGGGCGCGGCCCTGAGGGGTGAGGCGTAGGAGGGCGAGGCGGCCGTCGCCGGGGTGCTGACTGCGTTGGGCGAGGCCGCGGGATTCGAGGGTTTTGATGATGCCGGTGAGGGTGCCTTTGGAGATGCCGGCCTCGGCGGCGGCGTGGCGGGTTTCGATCTCCTCCCAGATCCAGATGACCCAGAGGACGACGAAGGCGCTCCAGGTGAGGTCGGCGGTGCGGAGGGCGGAGTTCTCGAGGTGCTGGCGGACGGCGGTGGCGGCGCGGTAGAGGTTGGAGACGGCGGCGAGGGCTTCGCGGTGGACGGGGATCGGTCCGAGGCGTTGGTTGACCGCGTGTTCGGTCTCGGTGAGTGAGTAGTGCGCGGGCACTCATGCTCCTTCGGCGTCGAGCGGCGGCGGGCTCGCGCGGGAGCCCGCGGACTCGCGCGAGCCCGCGGGCCCGGCGGCACCGGGCTCCCGCGGGGACGGATCTTCGCCCCTGCTCATTTGTACACTTACGACCTGGCCCCGCGCGCCTCTACGGTCCTGGTCCGCGCCCGCCCGCGCGGTCCGGGCGTCCGGCCGCCGTCACGGGGTGGCGGGCGGGACGGCGGGACGCGTCCCCCTCAGCCGCCGACACCCACGCGGGCGCGGGTGTGGGTGCGGTGCGGGTGCGACCACCGGTAGAGGTCGTCCCGGATGAGGCGGAGCTCCTCAAGGGCCCGGCCCGCACCGGTCTGACGCGACATGGTCAGGGCCTGGCGGGCGACTCCGGCCGAGCGCTCGCCCTCGTGCGCGTCGGCGTAGGCGTGGGCGAGACAGGCCATGTTGTAGGCCGTGAGGTAGTTCGACGGAGCCTCCGAGAGGTCCCGCTCCAGGATCTCTATCGCGTCGGCCGGATGGTGGAGCTGGATGAGGCATCCGGCGGCCAGGGCGTTGTGGACCCAGGCGGGGTAGTCGAACGTGATGGGAACGTCGTCCTTCGGACTCTCCTGGGGCGCCTCCGCCGACTCCTCCAGGCGGCGGTGACACATGTCCTCGGCCCCGGCCATGGCGTGGCCCTGCGCCTCGTGCCGGCGGGCCATCGCCTCCAGCGGCGGCGGGGAGAGCACGTGCTCGCGGGCGGCGACGGCGAGGTCGATCACCTGCTCGGGGTTGCCCCGGGTGTCTTGCAGGCCGGCCCGGCGGGCGAGCGTGTAGGCCACCAGCCGTTCGTCCCCGGCCTGGTGCGCCGCCAGCAGGGCGCGGTCCGACCAGGCCAGCGCCTCGGCGAGGTTGCCGCCCTCGTAGTGCATGCGGCTGATCAGTTCGGCGTCCTGTGAGCTGAGCAGGAGCAGCGACTGGCGGATGTCCGACCTGGCCTCGCGGTGCAGCGCGTCGATCGTGGCGAAGACAGGGGACAGGGCGTTGATCGTGCGGGCCGGGCGCAGGTCCGGCCGCGAGTACGCGCGCAGGACGGTCCGGAAGTAGGCCGCGGTCTGCTCGTCGGTCCGCCGGGGGTCCTCGATCGCCCGGCCGGTGCGCTCCTCGTCCTCGGCCGAGAACGTCCCCGCCATCAGCGGGATGCCGGTCAGGTGGTGCCAGAGGGTCGTGCCCGCCGCCTCGCCGCTGAACAGCTCCGCCTCGTTCATGCCGAACGCCCGGCAGAACAGCTCCGAGTACAGCTCGTCGGGCCGCTGCTCTCCGGCCTCCCAGGCGCGGATCATCTCCGTGAGCCTCTCCTGGCTGGGCAGCCGGTCCCGGGCCGTGTCGTCGGCGACGTCGGTCAGCTGCCTGCTGAGGTCCTGCCGGCTCCACAGGCGGCCACGCCGCCAGGCGCGCATGCGGGCGGCCCAGGTCGGAATGTCGATGGCAACCATCGGTGCATCCTCTCGATGTGTGGGCAGGAACCGACATTCCGCCCATACAGGACATCCGCTCCCATTCTCCTATGGACGTTGCGTGCCGTCCTCATAAGGATGCTAAAAACTCCGGCGGCCGCCTTGACCGTGATCTGGTCTCCGGCGCGGCCGGGAGCGATCACGGGGAGCCCTGCCCGTCCGGTGCGGGCGGGCAGGGCCCTGATCTCGGTTGTCGGTGCGGAAGCGTCTCAGTTGTCGGTGCAGAAGAGATGGATACGGCAGTTCGTCAGCCGGGCCGCCTCGGTGGCGGCCGGCTCACGCTCCTCCAGGCCCTGGAGGTCCTGAACGTCGAAGGACATGGTCTCTCACCTCCCTTCACGGGTTCCACGGCCGCGCCGGGCGCGGCACCGTCGCGGTGGAGCCGCCGCCTCCCGGGGGAGGGCGGCGGGTCCGGGAGGGGTGATCCCGGCCGGCCGCCATGACGTCGTCGAGCATCCACAGCCGCGCGCGCCGGTGACGGAGCCGGATGAGGAAGGCGACGACGCCCGCCGTACCGCCGAGGAACGTGGGGGTGACCGTGGAACCCGGGCCGGGGACCAGGAGCCTGCCGAAGCGGTGCACGGCCCTGGCCTCCAGGCAACCGGCCAGGTCCTCCGCCCACCGGTGGTAGCGGTCGTCGGCCGTGAAGTCGGCCATGTCGAGAAGGAACTCCCCCTCGCCGGGGAGGCCGTGGCACGGCACCGGACCCGTCTGCCACCGGGTGCGGTGGACCGCGACCGCGGCCCTCTCCGCCAGCAGCAGCGCGACCGGGTCACCGGTGACGCTCCAGTAGCGGATGAGGAAGGAGCCGATCCCCGACGACCCGCTGCACCAGTGGGGCCGGCGCGGGCGGACCGTCTCCGGCGCGTCCGACAAGACCGGCCACCACGCGGTGTCGCCGTCGAGGTCGGCGTGCTCGTAAAGGGTGTCGGCGACCTCGCGCGCGCTCGCCGTCCACTCCGGGCGGCCCAGGGCGGCGCCCGCGTAGAGCAGCGCCGTGCCGACGCCCGCGATGCCGTGCGCGAAGCCGAGGTGGCCCGCACCGACGAGGCCGGAGTCGAACGACTCCGGGGTGGTCCACCTGGGGCGCCCGTCCCGGTAGGACCGCGCGCGGTGGAGGTTCTCGAACGCCTCCGCGGCCCGCTCTCGGAGCGCGGGCTCCCCGGACCGGAGCGCGAGGTGGAGAAGCGCCATGCCGCAGCCGGCCAGGCCGTGCGTCACGTCGGGGTTCGGGTGATCCGTCGGCAGCCGGCCCGCCGCCCACAGGGCGAACTCCCTCATCCCGTCGTCGCCGCCGGCCTCCGCCGCGTCGTAGAGCGCCCAGACGGCCCCCGACCGGCCGAAATACAGGCCGGGAGGCCAGAGGTCCTCGCCGGTGAGGCGGTCGCGGAGCCATCGGGCGGCGGCGGCGGCCGTACGGTCGAGGCCGTTCCCGCCCCCGCCCCCGCTCCCGGCTCCGGTGGGCGAGGCGCCGTGCCCGGTGAGCGAGGCGAGCGTCAGGACGGCGAGGATCCCCGCCGCGCCCCCGTTCACCGAACACGGGTCCGCCTCGACCCCGTCGACGACGTTCGGCCACGGAGAGGGGCTGCCGTCGCGGGTGTCGGCCGTCTCCACCAGGCGCGCGAGTCCGCCGGCGACGAGGTCGCCGGACCTCGACGGCACCCGGTCCGGCTCCTCGGCGGGGTCGGACGGGCCGCCCGGCTCCGGCGCGGGGGCGGGGGCGGGCGGGCCGCCAGGTTCTTCGGTGGGGGCGGGCGGGCGGCCGGGCTCCAGCGCGTCCAGGAACTCCTCGCACCTGTCGAGTGACCAGCGCCGCTCCGGCTCGCCCATCAGCCCCGCCACGAGCGGGCGCAGCAGGGCCAGCGTGGGGTTGGCGGCGGCGGCCTCGGCGACGTGGCACAGGACGCGCCGTCCGCGTGCCGGTCCCGTGACGTCGTCCTCCGCGAGCGCCGGGTCGGCGCCGACCGCGAGGAAGTATGCCGTCGCGCCGAGGGCGTAGAGATCGGCGGAGCCGTCCGGAGCGGGCCGGAACCTGCCGCTGTGGGGCGACAGCTCCGGCGCCAGGTAGCCAGGGGTCCCGCCCACCATGACGACGCTCCCCGGCGGGACCGCGTGTTCGAGGTCGACGAGGCGGATGTCGCCGCCGGGCAGGAGCATCACGTTGTCCGGTGAGAGGTCGCTCAGGACGTAGCCATGGCGGTGAACGGCCCGGACCCCCTCGACGAGGCGGCGGACGACGGGCAGGACCTCCGCCGCCCCGTTCCCGAAACCGCTCCGGCCCAGGGGGCTGGCGCGCTCCTGCGACCACCGCCGCAGCGTGATCCCGGGCACGAGCTCCTCGGCGAGGAAGACGTGTCCTCCCTGCTCGAAGAGGTCGACCACGGCCGGCACGACGCCCGTGACGGCGAGGGCCTCCAGGCAGGACCGCTCGGCCGCCACGCGGTCCCGGGCGTCCCTGCCGCTCAGGTCGGAGCAGGCGTGGGGACGTCCCTCCTTGACGACGACCTCCGCGCCGGTCTCGGTGTCCTCTGCGAGGTAGACGCCGCCCCGGTTGGCGTGCCGTACGGCCTCGCGGACGACGTAGCGGCCCTTCAGCACGACGGCGGACGGCCGCGCCGAGGGAGGGGACGGCTCGGAAGGGGGCGTCGCGGGCGCGGCCGCCGTCAAAGGAGAGGGCGCCGCAAAAGGAAGGGCCGCCGTCAAAGAAGCGGGCAACGCAGAAGGAGCGGGCGTCGCGGAAGGAGGGGCCGCCGTCAAAGGAGCGGACGTCGCGGAAGGAGCGGGCGTCGCGAAAGGGGAGGTCGCGAAGGGCGGCGGCGAGAACCGCGGCAGCCGCTCGTCGCGGACCAGTTCGCCGCCCGGCGCGCGCAGACGGACCTCGTAGAACCCGTCGTTGCCGAGCACCCGGTGCCCGCCGAAGGCGCCGTAGCGGTAGTGCACGATTCCCCCCACCCGGTAGGGACGGTCGGTGAGGATCGCCGGGCCGGGGAGCCCCAAGGTGGCCTCGTCGAGGAGGGCGGCCAGCCGTGCCGACCCGTCGTCGTCGAGCGGATAGGCGGTGACGAACTTCCCCGCGTGGGCGCGGGGGCAGTGCGGGGTGAGGAGGTCCCAGTAACCGCTCAGGCGCGTGGGGAACTTGAACGCGCAGCCCGCCTCGATGAGCACCGGGGCGGCGCGGGACAGCACGACGGGGGCGGAGAGCATCGTCGCCGACAGGTGCAGCTTCCACCCCTGCGGAGGCATCGGATAACCGTCCGGGGTGACCCCGCACCAGAATTCCCCGTCGTCGACCGACCAGCCATGAGCCCCCGCCCGCCTGAGTCCGGCGATCACGATGTCGCGCAGAAGGGCTCTCTCACCCGAATGAATTTCCACGCGAGTTCCCCTTCCGGCCATGGTGCGCTGCGCCGCCTGGCGACAGGATCGCCCATGACTGCCGTCAATGACAGGTAGTTTTCCGGTCTGCCAAGTCAGTGACAGTTATTTCGCTCTGGTTTTCACCCATAAATATGCTTAAATTTGTTTGCGGGAATCCTGGATTCCCGTCGATCGCGGGACGCCTGCGGGTGTCCCGGTTGCGCGGTCCGGCCGGAACACCCGGTGGGAGGTGTGGGGCCGCCGGGAGGGCGTTCCTCTGACGCGGACGGCTGTCGTAAAATGCTGAATTCGCCTCACGTGCTCACGGGAGTGACCGCCCAACGTGTGCGTTAGAAGGTAATTGTCCGGATTATCAGCGAGAAACGCGGAACGGCCGAGCTGTTCGACAGGCCATCGGGGAGTGAGCATGAGCACGGAGCATGCCGAAGGCGGCGTGGCGCGTGGTGGCGTCCTCACCGGAGTCGGTGGCGGGCCCGGTGGCGGCCCCACCATCCTGCGGATCCTGCTGGGTGCCCAGCTCCGGCGGCTGCGCACGGCCCGGGGCATCTCCCGGGAGGACGCCGGATACGCCATCCGCGCCTCTCACGCCAAGATCAGCAGGCTGGAGCTGGGGCGGGTCGGCTTCAAGGAGCGCGATGTCGCCGACCTGCTGACCCTGTACGGGGTGACCGCCCCCGGCGACCGGGAGCCGATGCTCGACCTGGCCCGCCAGGCCAACGCCCCGGGCTGGTGGCACAGATACGGCGACCTGCTCCCGAGCTGGTTCGAGGTCTACGTCGGACTGGAGGAGGCCGCCTCGATCGTGCGGACCTACGAGGTCCAGTTCGTCCCCGGTCTCATGCAGAGCCCCGGCTACGCCCGGGCGGTCATCATGCTCGTGCACGGCGGCGCGTCGGCCGAGGAGGTCGACCGCCGTGTCGCCCTCCGGATGGCCCGGCAGGAGCGCCTCACCCGGCCGGACGCGCCGACGCTCTGGGCCGTGATGGACGAGGCCGTGCTGCGCCGCCCCATCGGCGGCGAGCAGGTGCTGCGCGCGCAGGTCGACCACCTGCTGGAGCTCACCGAGCTGCCCAACGTGAGACTGCAGATCATGCCGTTCCACCGGGGCGGTCACGCGGCGGCGGGCGGGCCGTTCTCCATCCTGCGCTTCCCCGAACGCGACCTGCCCGACGTCGTCTACATGGAGCAGCTCACCAGCGCCCTCTACGTCGACAAGCTTGAGGAGACCGACCACTACATGCAGGTCATGGACCGCCTGTGCGTCCAGGCGTACTCCGTCTCCGACAGCAAGAGGTTCCTGCGCGAC
Coding sequences:
- a CDS encoding MarR family winged helix-turn-helix transcriptional regulator, encoding MPAHYSLTETEHAVNQRLGPIPVHREALAAVSNLYRAATAVRQHLENSALRTADLTWSAFVVLWVIWIWEEIETRHAAAEAGISKGTLTGIIKTLESRGLAQRSQHPGDGRLALLRLTPQGRALMETLFPAFNDEEAFVVAPLDPGETRHLADTLRRVITHLEQHGGQRRDTLHAQTPLPPRRGGRRRAR
- the lanL gene encoding class IV lanthionine synthetase LanL — encoded protein: MEIHSGERALLRDIVIAGLRRAGAHGWSVDDGEFWCGVTPDGYPMPPQGWKLHLSATMLSAPVVLSRAAPVLIEAGCAFKFPTRLSGYWDLLTPHCPRAHAGKFVTAYPLDDDGSARLAALLDEATLGLPGPAILTDRPYRVGGIVHYRYGAFGGHRVLGNDGFYEVRLRAPGGELVRDERLPRFSPPPFATSPFATPAPSATSAPLTAAPPSATPAPSALPASLTAALPFAAPSPLTAAAPATPPSEPSPPSARPSAVVLKGRYVVREAVRHANRGGVYLAEDTETGAEVVVKEGRPHACSDLSGRDARDRVAAERSCLEALAVTGVVPAVVDLFEQGGHVFLAEELVPGITLRRWSQERASPLGRSGFGNGAAEVLPVVRRLVEGVRAVHRHGYVLSDLSPDNVMLLPGGDIRLVDLEHAVPPGSVVMVGGTPGYLAPELSPHSGRFRPAPDGSADLYALGATAYFLAVGADPALAEDDVTGPARGRRVLCHVAEAAAANPTLALLRPLVAGLMGEPERRWSLDRCEEFLDALEPGRPPAPTEEPGGPPAPAPAPEPGGPSDPAEEPDRVPSRSGDLVAGGLARLVETADTRDGSPSPWPNVVDGVEADPCSVNGGAAGILAVLTLASLTGHGASPTGAGSGGGGGNGLDRTAAAAARWLRDRLTGEDLWPPGLYFGRSGAVWALYDAAEAGGDDGMREFALWAAGRLPTDHPNPDVTHGLAGCGMALLHLALRSGEPALRERAAEAFENLHRARSYRDGRPRWTTPESFDSGLVGAGHLGFAHGIAGVGTALLYAGAALGRPEWTASAREVADTLYEHADLDGDTAWWPVLSDAPETVRPRRPHWCSGSSGIGSFLIRYWSVTGDPVALLLAERAAVAVHRTRWQTGPVPCHGLPGEGEFLLDMADFTADDRYHRWAEDLAGCLEARAVHRFGRLLVPGPGSTVTPTFLGGTAGVVAFLIRLRHRRARLWMLDDVMAAGRDHPSRTRRPPPGGGGSTATVPRPARPWNP
- a CDS encoding helix-turn-helix domain-containing protein, producing the protein MSTEHAEGGVARGGVLTGVGGGPGGGPTILRILLGAQLRRLRTARGISREDAGYAIRASHAKISRLELGRVGFKERDVADLLTLYGVTAPGDREPMLDLARQANAPGWWHRYGDLLPSWFEVYVGLEEAASIVRTYEVQFVPGLMQSPGYARAVIMLVHGGASAEEVDRRVALRMARQERLTRPDAPTLWAVMDEAVLRRPIGGEQVLRAQVDHLLELTELPNVRLQIMPFHRGGHAAAGGPFSILRFPERDLPDVVYMEQLTSALYVDKLEETDHYMQVMDRLCVQAYSVSDSKRFLRDLRAELPG